A window of Rufibacter sp. LB8 contains these coding sequences:
- the alaS gene encoding alanine--tRNA ligase has product MTSAQIRQQFLDFFASKGHQIVPSAPIVVKDDPTLMFINSGMAPFKDYFLGNKPAPNARVADTQKCLRVSGKHNDLEEVGYDTYHHTMFEMLGNWSFGDYFKQDALKWSWELLTEVYKLPKDRLYVSVFQGDASENLPMDQEAFDIWKTMIAEDRILMGNKKDNFWEMGDTGPCGPCSEIHVDLRSDEERAQVDGKSLVNNDHPQVVEIWNNVFMEFNRLADSSLVKLPAQHVDTGMGFERLCMAIQGKQSNYDTDVFQPMIQFIAKEAGVVYGENEKVDIAIRVIADHIRAISFTIADGQLPSNNKAGYVIRRILRRAVRYSFTYLNFKKPFLNTIVPVLADQLANVFPELKAQQAFVQRVIEEEENAFLRTLENGLKRLDTLQDSFKANGNTIDGKTAFELYDTFGFPLDLTALIAKESGLTIDEAGFTAEMEQQKNRSRNAAQTEQSDWVMLQPDTETEWVAYDAESTEARIVRYREVTAKNKKEYHVVLDRTPFYAESGGQIGDTGFLESASGKVKVINTVKENDLIVHITTELPKNLEETLVAKVDNSRRALIKKNHSATHLLHAALKQVLGDHVNQKGSLVSDKLLRFDFSHFTKVTEEQLREVEQIVNQRIRESIEKDERRNVPIEEAKQLGATALFGEKYGDFVRVITFNRDFSIELCGGIHVQNTGNIGFFKIISESSVAAGVRRIEAVTADVAEAFVDEQITQFEEVKQVLGVQKEFGKAIEKLQDENAALRKQLEAFELKQVTAQKEKLASQVRTVNGINFLAAKVDVSNADYLKKLAFDLRSVVNNLVLVLAANIDGKPQLAVMLSDEVVSGKGLNAVQMVKELAKEIKGGGGGQPFYATAGGKEVSGLEAALAKAESLIK; this is encoded by the coding sequence ATGACCTCGGCTCAGATACGTCAGCAGTTCCTAGATTTCTTCGCCTCCAAAGGCCACCAGATTGTACCGTCAGCGCCTATTGTGGTGAAAGATGACCCCACCTTGATGTTCATCAACTCCGGCATGGCGCCGTTCAAAGATTATTTTCTGGGCAACAAACCCGCGCCAAATGCTAGAGTGGCAGATACCCAGAAATGTCTGCGCGTATCTGGCAAGCACAATGACCTGGAAGAAGTGGGCTATGACACCTACCACCACACCATGTTTGAGATGCTGGGGAACTGGTCCTTCGGTGATTACTTTAAGCAGGATGCCCTGAAATGGTCGTGGGAATTATTGACCGAGGTGTATAAACTGCCCAAAGACCGGCTCTACGTCTCGGTATTTCAGGGCGATGCTTCTGAAAACTTGCCCATGGACCAGGAGGCCTTCGACATCTGGAAAACCATGATTGCCGAAGACCGCATCTTGATGGGCAACAAAAAGGACAACTTCTGGGAAATGGGCGATACCGGTCCCTGCGGACCGTGCTCTGAGATTCATGTGGACTTGCGTTCGGACGAAGAACGGGCCCAGGTTGACGGTAAATCTTTAGTGAACAATGACCATCCGCAAGTGGTGGAAATCTGGAACAACGTGTTCATGGAATTTAACCGCCTGGCAGATAGCTCTTTGGTGAAACTCCCTGCGCAACACGTAGATACGGGCATGGGTTTCGAGCGTTTGTGCATGGCCATCCAAGGAAAACAGTCAAACTATGACACCGACGTTTTCCAGCCGATGATTCAGTTCATCGCCAAGGAAGCCGGCGTGGTGTATGGCGAGAATGAGAAGGTAGACATTGCTATTCGCGTCATCGCTGACCATATCAGAGCCATCTCGTTCACCATCGCTGATGGGCAGTTGCCGAGCAATAACAAAGCCGGTTACGTGATTCGTCGGATTCTGCGTCGCGCAGTTCGCTATTCCTTCACGTACTTGAATTTCAAGAAGCCGTTTCTGAACACCATCGTTCCGGTATTGGCCGACCAACTGGCAAACGTATTCCCAGAACTGAAAGCCCAACAGGCCTTTGTGCAGCGCGTGATTGAGGAAGAGGAAAATGCATTTTTGCGTACGCTTGAAAATGGCCTAAAGCGCTTAGATACGTTACAAGATTCCTTCAAAGCCAATGGCAATACAATAGACGGAAAGACCGCCTTTGAACTATATGACACCTTCGGGTTTCCGCTGGACTTGACGGCGCTGATTGCCAAGGAAAGTGGCTTGACCATTGACGAAGCGGGCTTTACCGCCGAAATGGAACAGCAGAAAAACCGTTCGCGCAACGCCGCGCAGACAGAGCAAAGCGACTGGGTGATGCTCCAGCCTGACACTGAAACCGAATGGGTGGCCTATGATGCTGAGTCAACGGAAGCACGCATCGTACGTTACCGCGAGGTGACGGCTAAAAACAAAAAGGAATACCACGTAGTTCTGGACCGCACGCCTTTTTACGCTGAGAGCGGCGGACAGATTGGCGACACCGGCTTCCTGGAATCTGCTTCGGGCAAAGTGAAAGTGATCAATACGGTCAAAGAAAACGACCTGATTGTGCATATCACCACGGAGCTTCCGAAGAACCTGGAAGAAACGTTGGTGGCCAAGGTAGACAATTCGCGCCGGGCGCTAATCAAGAAAAACCACTCGGCTACGCACTTGTTGCACGCCGCCCTAAAGCAGGTGCTGGGCGACCACGTGAACCAGAAAGGCTCCCTGGTAAGCGATAAACTGTTGCGTTTTGACTTCTCGCACTTCACCAAAGTAACGGAGGAGCAACTGCGCGAAGTTGAGCAGATTGTAAACCAGCGCATACGTGAATCCATTGAGAAAGACGAGCGCCGCAACGTGCCTATTGAAGAAGCCAAGCAACTGGGCGCTACCGCCTTGTTCGGGGAAAAATATGGTGACTTTGTGCGTGTCATTACCTTCAACAGAGATTTCTCTATTGAACTCTGCGGCGGTATTCACGTGCAAAACACGGGTAACATCGGGTTCTTCAAAATTATCAGCGAAAGCTCGGTAGCCGCGGGTGTACGACGTATTGAAGCCGTAACTGCTGATGTGGCCGAAGCATTTGTAGACGAGCAAATCACGCAGTTTGAGGAAGTGAAGCAGGTGCTGGGCGTGCAGAAGGAATTCGGCAAGGCCATAGAAAAACTGCAGGACGAGAACGCCGCCTTGCGCAAGCAATTAGAAGCGTTTGAATTGAAGCAGGTTACGGCCCAGAAGGAGAAACTGGCTTCTCAGGTGCGTACTGTTAACGGCATAAATTTCTTGGCTGCCAAGGTAGATGTAAGCAATGCCGACTATCTGAAGAAACTGGCCTTCGACCTGCGCAGTGTGGTGAACAACCTGGTGCTGGTGCTGGCTGCCAACATAGACGGAAAACCGCAATTGGCCGTTATGCTCTCAGATGAAGTGGTTTCGGGCAAAGGCTTGAACGCGGTGCAGATGGTGAAAGAGTTAGCCAAGGAAATCAAAGGCGGCGGCGGCGGACAACCGTTCTATGCCACAGCCGGAGGAAAAGAAGTTTCTGGTTTAGAAGCAGCTTTAGCCAAGGCGGAATCGTTGATAAAATAA
- a CDS encoding MerR family transcriptional regulator: MHHTQNSELMTQNYLHVPYKERDIEKQYYSIGEVAAMFDVAPSLIRFWETEFDILKPKKNKKGNRLFSPKDIENLRFVYHLVKERGYTIQGAREMLKTRGVQVREKFEMIQSLEKVKDFLNSIKAQLP, translated from the coding sequence ATGCATCACACTCAGAACTCAGAACTCATGACTCAGAACTATCTCCACGTGCCCTACAAAGAACGCGACATAGAAAAGCAGTACTACAGCATTGGCGAAGTAGCCGCCATGTTTGACGTAGCGCCCAGCCTCATCAGGTTCTGGGAAACCGAATTCGATATTCTCAAGCCCAAAAAGAACAAGAAAGGCAACCGTCTTTTTTCGCCCAAAGACATTGAGAACCTGCGCTTTGTGTACCATTTGGTAAAGGAGCGCGGCTATACCATTCAAGGCGCCCGCGAAATGCTCAAAACCCGCGGCGTGCAGGTGCGGGAGAAATTTGAGATGATTCAGAGCCTGGAGAAAGTAAAGGATTTCCTGAACAGCATTAAAGCACAGCTGCCCTAA
- the dprA gene encoding DNA-processing protein DprA encodes MTQDSRLRTQDSNPTDLLYQVALPLIPHVGGATARALVQAFQTPEEVFKASSEKLAKVFGVGQVVIRSIKAHQAAALKQAAEIIQRAEKEDIQLLYYTNPDFPERLRHIPDGPLLLYYKGTADLNAQKVISIVGTRKSTEYGQKVTEQLVKDLVKHDALVVSGLAYGIDIISHRAALKVGLPTVGVMANSLEMIYPEVHARDAEKMVLNGGLLSEFPFGTKPDAPRFPSRNRIIAGMADCTIVVESTEKGGSLISADIAHGYDREVMAVPGPINVETSQGTNQLIKSLKAVPYTKFKDLEELLNWDKALAPPSLAKVVPPRDFSGFSADEQKVLKMLQHAGPTHIDVLGRTTQFSMGQLSSILFTLEMSGQVKALPGKLYSLL; translated from the coding sequence ATGACTCAAGACTCAAGACTCAGAACTCAGGACTCAAATCCAACAGATTTGCTGTACCAGGTAGCCTTGCCGTTGATTCCGCACGTAGGAGGTGCAACGGCCCGGGCATTGGTGCAGGCGTTTCAGACGCCGGAGGAAGTTTTTAAAGCCTCTAGTGAGAAATTGGCGAAGGTGTTTGGCGTGGGGCAAGTTGTCATCAGAAGCATCAAAGCCCACCAAGCGGCGGCGCTCAAGCAGGCAGCAGAAATTATCCAGCGCGCTGAAAAAGAAGACATTCAGCTGCTGTACTACACCAATCCAGATTTCCCTGAACGGCTCCGGCATATTCCGGACGGCCCTCTCCTGCTCTATTATAAAGGCACGGCAGATTTAAATGCGCAGAAAGTCATCAGTATTGTGGGCACCCGCAAAAGCACTGAGTACGGGCAGAAAGTCACAGAGCAATTGGTAAAAGACTTGGTGAAACATGACGCGTTGGTGGTAAGTGGCTTAGCGTATGGCATTGACATCATCTCGCACCGGGCGGCTCTAAAAGTTGGTTTGCCCACCGTGGGCGTCATGGCCAACAGCCTGGAAATGATTTACCCCGAAGTACACGCCCGGGACGCCGAGAAAATGGTGCTGAATGGCGGGTTGTTGTCAGAATTTCCCTTCGGGACCAAGCCAGATGCCCCCAGGTTCCCCAGCCGCAACCGCATCATCGCCGGCATGGCCGATTGCACCATCGTGGTGGAATCCACGGAAAAAGGCGGATCGTTGATTTCCGCGGATATTGCCCACGGCTATGACCGCGAAGTGATGGCGGTGCCCGGGCCTATCAACGTGGAGACCTCGCAGGGCACCAACCAATTGATCAAAAGCCTGAAGGCCGTACCCTACACAAAATTCAAAGACCTGGAGGAATTGTTGAACTGGGACAAAGCACTGGCCCCACCTAGCCTGGCCAAAGTTGTGCCACCCAGAGATTTTTCCGGCTTTTCTGCAGACGAACAGAAAGTCCTCAAGATGTTGCAACACGCTGGCCCCACGCACATTGACGTGCTGGGCCGCACCACCCAATTCAGCATGGGGCAACTTTCCTCTATTTTATTCACTTTGGAAATGAGCGGTCAGGTAAAGGCCTTGCCAGGAAAATTATACAGCTTGCTATAA
- a CDS encoding aminotransferase class IV: protein MEYVLWNGQLTAEADFQLLFSNRAFQYGDGFFETLYFKTGQLLFWEEHMERMQEACKVLKLTFPEELKSAVFLQQITSMASKNGCTEEARVKLKVWRSGAGLYTPQTDEVDWFVSLQPLPPLSNQPIRLEICQTVRTVPSVFSGFKGINAPVYVLASREKAHKNLDDVLLLSPTGFMAELTYSNIFWVSGNTLFTPANSTGCVHGVFRRRLKKWAKENKMAFQEGEYLPEELLTADLVFGGNVLGIREINQLSGQPLPTNLDFVDRLRKELW from the coding sequence ATGGAGTACGTTTTATGGAACGGTCAGCTTACCGCAGAAGCGGATTTTCAACTGCTCTTCAGCAACCGGGCTTTTCAGTACGGTGATGGCTTTTTTGAAACTCTCTACTTCAAAACGGGCCAGCTTCTTTTTTGGGAAGAGCACATGGAGCGCATGCAGGAAGCCTGTAAGGTCTTAAAATTGACGTTTCCGGAGGAATTAAAATCAGCAGTATTTCTTCAGCAGATAACTTCTATGGCCAGTAAAAACGGCTGTACTGAAGAGGCAAGAGTGAAATTGAAAGTCTGGCGGTCCGGCGCCGGGCTTTACACGCCCCAAACAGATGAAGTAGATTGGTTTGTTTCTTTGCAGCCACTTCCTCCCCTTTCCAACCAACCCATTCGCCTTGAAATTTGCCAGACCGTGCGCACGGTTCCCAGTGTGTTTTCGGGGTTTAAGGGAATTAACGCGCCAGTTTACGTGCTGGCCAGCCGGGAGAAAGCGCACAAGAATTTAGACGATGTGCTGCTACTGAGCCCCACCGGATTCATGGCTGAACTTACGTATTCCAACATTTTCTGGGTGTCAGGAAACACTCTTTTCACGCCCGCCAACAGCACCGGCTGCGTGCACGGGGTGTTCAGGCGAAGGTTGAAAAAGTGGGCAAAAGAAAACAAGATGGCTTTTCAGGAAGGGGAATATTTGCCGGAAGAACTTCTCACAGCAGACCTGGTTTTTGGTGGCAATGTGCTGGGCATCAGGGAAATTAATCAACTCTCTGGCCAACCGCTTCCTACCAATTTAGACTTTGTAGACCGCCTACGGAAAGAGTTGTGGTGA
- a CDS encoding dipeptidase, with amino-acid sequence MKSFPTLLLLGACSFLGACSTNYQALHQKAILVDTHNDVLSQVVMEGHQIEHDLTGKAHTDLTRMKAGGVDVQLFAIFCDETYGQGRAFKFANDQIDSLEAIVKRNPDKLQLVSSPAQMLAAVQQGKIASLTGVEGGHMIEDKLDNLDHFYRRGVRYLTLTWNNSTSWASSAADETKGSGYNGKKGLNDFGKQVVRRMNNLGMLVDLSHVGEQTFWDAIQTSTKPVVVSHSCAAKFSNHSRNLSDAQIMAVAKNGGVVHLNFFAEFLDGDFTMRMKQFMATHEAEARQMREKGLSTGAIRDALYKKYPQEAATIKPPISLLIDHIDHIVKLAGIDHVGLGSDYDGITSTPTGLEDVSTYPLITKALLERGYKKKDIEKILGGNFIRIWEANAPSKVAAK; translated from the coding sequence ATGAAATCATTTCCTACGCTTCTCCTTTTAGGCGCTTGCTCATTTCTAGGCGCTTGCTCCACCAATTACCAGGCGCTTCACCAGAAAGCCATTTTGGTAGACACCCACAACGACGTGCTCTCACAGGTAGTCATGGAAGGGCACCAAATTGAACACGACCTGACCGGGAAGGCGCATACCGATTTAACCCGCATGAAAGCCGGAGGGGTTGACGTGCAGTTGTTTGCCATTTTCTGTGACGAAACCTATGGTCAGGGTAGAGCTTTCAAGTTTGCGAATGACCAGATTGATTCCCTGGAAGCCATTGTGAAACGCAACCCAGACAAACTGCAGCTGGTGTCTTCACCCGCCCAAATGCTCGCTGCGGTGCAGCAAGGCAAAATAGCTTCACTCACCGGCGTGGAAGGCGGCCACATGATAGAAGATAAACTAGACAATTTGGACCATTTCTACCGGCGGGGCGTGCGCTACCTCACCTTAACCTGGAACAACAGCACCTCCTGGGCTTCCTCGGCGGCAGATGAAACCAAAGGATCGGGTTACAATGGCAAAAAAGGCCTTAATGACTTCGGGAAACAGGTGGTGCGGCGCATGAATAACTTGGGCATGCTGGTAGATTTATCGCATGTGGGCGAGCAGACGTTTTGGGATGCCATTCAAACTTCTACTAAACCGGTGGTGGTGTCGCATAGCTGCGCGGCCAAATTCAGCAACCATTCCCGCAATCTCTCAGATGCCCAAATAATGGCCGTGGCCAAGAACGGGGGCGTAGTGCACCTGAACTTCTTCGCTGAGTTCCTGGACGGAGATTTTACCATGCGCATGAAACAGTTTATGGCCACCCATGAGGCAGAAGCCAGGCAAATGCGGGAGAAAGGACTTTCCACCGGTGCCATTAGAGATGCCTTGTACAAAAAATACCCGCAGGAAGCCGCTACCATTAAGCCGCCTATCTCTTTGCTTATTGACCACATTGACCACATTGTGAAACTGGCAGGCATTGATCACGTGGGCCTGGGTTCTGACTATGACGGCATCACCTCAACACCTACTGGCCTGGAAGACGTGAGCACGTATCCCTTGATTACCAAAGCGTTATTGGAGCGCGGCTACAAGAAAAAAGACATTGAGAAAATTCTGGGCGGCAACTTCATCAGAATCTGGGAAGCCAACGCACCTTCCAAAGTAGCAGCAAAATAA
- a CDS encoding threonine synthase translates to MSPAVQTSISTLSHLQCSQCGASYSAFELQRLSACCHMPLLAKYEFPSSLDKAQLSLREGTMWRYRELLPVLEDRNIVSLGEGFTPLLRLNNLGEQVGFARLWLKDEGQNPTGSFKARGMSMAVSKAKELGVTGCVVPTAGNAGVAMAAYCAKANLRATVVMPRHTPKAFLEECYWYGADVHLVDGLINDCAAFAKNLNANGELLDISTLKEPYRLEGKKTMGYEIAEQMNWTLPDVILYPAGGGTGLIGIWKAFQEMKTLGWLMADVKLPRMVAVQAHNCRPVVDTFLGKQTNSQQYNGKPTIANGLAVPRPIGEPQMLQVIQESNGTALSITEDEMLQGLRELGQKEGLFVAPEGAAVWMAAQKLLQAGWLSSDQNLLLLNTGSGQKYLDNIAGRAWD, encoded by the coding sequence ATGTCACCAGCGGTTCAAACGTCCATCAGTACCTTGTCTCATCTGCAATGTTCCCAATGCGGAGCCTCGTATTCTGCGTTTGAGTTGCAGCGTCTCTCTGCGTGCTGCCACATGCCCTTGCTGGCGAAGTATGAATTCCCTAGTTCCCTAGACAAAGCCCAGCTAAGTTTACGCGAGGGCACCATGTGGCGCTACCGCGAATTGTTGCCCGTCTTAGAAGACCGGAACATTGTCTCCTTAGGCGAAGGATTTACGCCCCTGCTGCGCCTGAACAATTTGGGTGAACAGGTCGGGTTTGCGCGGCTATGGTTAAAAGACGAAGGCCAAAACCCCACCGGTTCCTTTAAAGCGCGGGGCATGAGCATGGCCGTCTCCAAAGCCAAGGAATTGGGGGTGACGGGCTGCGTGGTGCCTACCGCGGGTAATGCGGGCGTGGCCATGGCGGCCTATTGCGCCAAAGCCAACTTGAGGGCCACCGTAGTCATGCCGCGGCACACGCCCAAAGCATTTTTAGAGGAATGTTACTGGTACGGGGCCGACGTGCATCTGGTGGACGGGCTGATAAACGACTGCGCAGCCTTCGCTAAAAACCTCAACGCCAACGGCGAACTGCTGGATATTTCCACGCTCAAAGAACCCTACCGTCTGGAAGGCAAAAAAACCATGGGCTACGAGATTGCCGAGCAGATGAACTGGACCTTGCCAGATGTGATTTTATACCCAGCTGGCGGCGGCACCGGCTTAATTGGTATCTGGAAAGCTTTCCAGGAAATGAAAACTTTGGGTTGGCTTATGGCTGACGTAAAATTACCCAGAATGGTGGCCGTGCAGGCCCATAACTGCCGACCCGTGGTAGATACCTTTTTAGGCAAACAAACCAACTCGCAGCAGTATAATGGCAAACCCACCATAGCCAACGGCTTGGCCGTGCCGCGGCCCATTGGGGAACCCCAGATGCTGCAGGTTATTCAAGAGTCCAACGGTACGGCCCTCAGTATCACTGAGGACGAAATGCTGCAAGGTCTGCGTGAACTGGGGCAGAAGGAAGGATTATTTGTGGCGCCGGAAGGAGCGGCTGTCTGGATGGCTGCCCAAAAGCTTCTGCAGGCAGGCTGGTTATCTTCTGACCAAAATCTTTTACTCTTAAATACCGGCTCCGGCCAGAAATACCTGGATAATATTGCCGGACGAGCCTGGGACTAA
- a CDS encoding LysR substrate-binding domain-containing protein translates to MISTKHEVFFEVARQLSFTKASHTLYISQSAISKQIKALEEYYKTGLFERLGNTISLTLAGKALFEKLEAVKQLQHELHQEIGQLARGFTPQFTLVLGASTTISLYILPPVLSGYLTRNPAVQVTLRNRNSQNILQALLAHEIDLGIIESIYKVTNVTYTPFLIDEVIAVCSSRNPLAGQQIDVNSLCQIPIALRETGSGTLAVLEKALEEKGVKLQNLPIRVRLGGTEALKNFVRVDTCLAFLPRQAVQSELASGELVEVKIKDLKVQRTFNFIQRKGTENAIPAKDFIQFVRRQYSKTE, encoded by the coding sequence ATGATCTCCACCAAACATGAGGTTTTCTTTGAGGTAGCCCGCCAATTAAGTTTCACCAAGGCCAGCCATACCTTGTACATCAGCCAGTCGGCTATAAGTAAGCAGATTAAGGCGCTGGAAGAGTATTACAAGACTGGATTGTTTGAGCGCTTGGGAAATACCATATCACTGACCTTGGCGGGCAAGGCTTTGTTTGAAAAACTGGAGGCCGTAAAGCAATTGCAACATGAACTGCACCAGGAAATAGGGCAATTGGCCCGTGGGTTCACGCCCCAGTTTACCTTGGTATTAGGCGCCAGCACCACCATTTCCTTGTACATTCTGCCGCCCGTATTGTCTGGCTATTTGACCAGGAACCCAGCGGTGCAGGTAACTTTGCGCAACCGGAACAGCCAGAATATATTACAGGCGCTGCTGGCCCATGAAATAGATTTGGGCATTATTGAAAGCATTTACAAAGTCACCAACGTGACCTACACGCCTTTTCTCATTGATGAAGTCATAGCGGTCTGTTCCTCCAGAAACCCCTTGGCGGGCCAACAGATAGACGTCAACAGTTTATGCCAAATCCCAATTGCCCTTCGGGAAACCGGCTCCGGTACGTTGGCGGTGCTGGAGAAAGCCTTGGAAGAGAAGGGAGTGAAGCTGCAAAACCTGCCCATTCGGGTGCGGTTGGGCGGCACCGAAGCACTTAAGAATTTTGTGCGGGTAGATACGTGTCTGGCTTTTTTGCCCAGGCAGGCGGTGCAATCAGAACTGGCTTCGGGAGAATTGGTGGAAGTAAAAATCAAAGACCTTAAGGTGCAAAGAACGTTTAATTTTATTCAGCGCAAAGGCACCGAGAACGCCATTCCGGCCAAAGACTTTATTCAGTTTGTGCGGCGCCAGTATTCCAAAACGGAATAG
- a CDS encoding cupin domain-containing protein, which yields MQKVSLAEKLSLFQDYWSPKIVGALNGQHVKLAKLKGEFVWHHHAEEDELFLVLKGTLNLEFRDRTEVLQEGEFIIVPKGVEHRPVAPEEVSVLLFEPASTLNTGNTENDFTKTDLDQL from the coding sequence ATGCAAAAAGTATCGCTCGCTGAAAAACTGAGTTTGTTCCAGGATTACTGGAGCCCTAAAATTGTGGGGGCCCTAAACGGACAACATGTGAAATTGGCCAAATTAAAAGGCGAATTTGTCTGGCACCATCACGCCGAGGAAGATGAGCTTTTCCTGGTCTTGAAAGGAACCCTAAACCTAGAGTTCAGGGACCGGACCGAAGTACTGCAGGAAGGAGAATTTATCATCGTCCCGAAGGGAGTGGAGCACCGCCCGGTGGCCCCAGAAGAAGTGAGCGTGCTCTTGTTCGAACCCGCCAGCACCTTAAATACCGGAAACACTGAGAACGATTTCACCAAAACAGACCTCGACCAGCTGTAA